Proteins encoded within one genomic window of Mya arenaria isolate MELC-2E11 chromosome 13, ASM2691426v1:
- the LOC128213573 gene encoding KH domain-containing, RNA-binding, signal transduction-associated protein 2-like isoform X4, with product MEELNSSTTPSPYVVELKEEISKLDATEYAHAIRLLSEETKRVESGDKYKSVPIVELHHDRSASNSVKVKIPSKEYPKVNFSGKLLGPKGSTLRQLTQETGCKLSILGRGSIRDKNKEDELRKQGGKYSHLNDELHILVECFAEATDGYGRLAHALAELKKFMNPHEENFPPMGGPGGPPQMGMEDPSGFYSNGSMGRGGPSPRGRGGMGGRGGLLSPPASQAGMPPRWGFDRPGQGPPAGRGAPAPRGAPASRGAPAPRGAPAPRGAMSARGAPPMRGAPAMRGATPPVSAAGRGMPPARGAPGRGAPMSRGGMPPQRGSPAGRGRGAMSAPPAPPVRALQPLEAEYDDYGAAAAYEEPLAQPQQQQQTYGQEAYDDGYGQARRDPYAVEDPYAEQAPAGGDTQFFDYGHGASNTAYDDYSAPQSRPATSMYDRSALKAPAPSPSRGGRGAMRSHPYEASRAPPAQPRY from the exons ATGGAAGAACTAAACTCTAGTACAACTCCGTCACCATATGTTGTAGAACTAAAAGAAGAAATAAGCAAGCTTGATGCAACAGAATATGCGCACGCCATAAGGTTGCTTTCAGAAG AGACAAAGAGGGTAGAAAGCGGTGATAAGTACAAATCTGTGCCGATTGTTGAACTACACCATGACAGATCTGCTAGTAATTCAGTTAAAGTCAAAATACCATCGAAAGAATATCCCAAG GTTAATTTCTCTGGGAAACTTTTGGGACCAAAGGGCAGCACCTTGAGGCAACTGACTCAGGAGACTGGTTGCAAACTATCCATTCTGGGCAGGGGCTCCATCAGGGACAAAAACAAG GAGGATGAGTTGAGAAAGCAAGGAGGAAAGTACTCCCATCTGAATGATGAGCTGCACATTCTTGTGGAATGCTTCGCAGAGGCCACAGATGGGTATGGGAGGTTGGCGCATGCGCTGGCTGAACTCAAGAAGTTTATGAATCCT CATGAAGAGAACTTTCCACCTATGGGTGGACCTGGAGGACCACCACAAATGGGAATGGAGGATCCTTCTGGATTCTACAGCAATGGATCAATGGGTCGTGGAGGACCGTCCCCTCGGGGTCGTGGAGGAATGGGTGGCAGAGGAGGGCTGCTCAGTCCACCAGCCTCCCAGGCTGGCATGCCGCCTAGGTGGGGTTTCGATAG GCCAGGACAAGGACCACCAGCAGGAAGAGGGGCACCTGCCCCACGGGGAGCCCCTGCATCCCGCGGAGCCCCTGCACCCAGAGGGGCACCTGCTCCCAGAGGGGCCATGTCAGCTAGAGGGGCCCCACCTATGAGAGGAGCCCCAGCTATGAGAGGGGCCACTCCACCAGTGTCTGCAGCTGGCAGGGGAATGCCACCAGCCAGAGGGGCCCCAGGACGGGGAGCACCCATGTCCCGTGGAGGTATGCCCCCACAGAGAGGTTCTCCTGCTGGCCGGGGTCGTGGAGCCATGTCAGCTCCACCAGCACCACCTGTACGTGCCCTCCAGCCATTAGAGGCGGAATATGATGACTATGGAGCAGCGGCGGCATATGAAGAACCACTTGCG CAGcctcagcagcagcagcagacaTATGGCCAGGAGGCTTATGATGATGGATATGGCCAGGCCAGGAGGGACCCTTATGCGGTCGAAGACCCTTACGCTGAACAAGCTCCTGCTGGAGG TGACACCCAGTTCTTCGACTATGGACATGGAGCCAGTAACACAGCCTATGATGACTACA GCGCACCACAAAGCCGGCCAGCCACATCCATGTACGACAGGTCAGCCCTGAAGGCACCAGCCCCTTCACCCTCACGTGGAGGAAGGGGCGCCATGAGGTCTCATCCATACGAGGCTAGTCGGGCTCCCCCAGCCCAGCCCCGTTACTGA
- the LOC128213573 gene encoding KH domain-containing, RNA-binding, signal transduction-associated protein 2-like isoform X3 — MEELNSSTTPSPYVVELKEEISKLDATEYAHAIRLLSEETKRVESGDKYKSVPIVELHHDRSASNSVKVKIPSKEYPKVNFSGKLLGPKGSTLRQLTQETGCKLSILGRGSIRDKNKEDELRKQGGKYSHLNDELHILVECFAEATDGYGRLAHALAELKKFMNPHEENFPPMGGPGGPPQMGMEDPSGFYSNGSMGRGGPSPRGRGGMGGRGGLLSPPASQAGMPPRPGQGPPAGRGAPAPRGAPASRGAPAPRGAPAPRGAMSARGAPPMRGAPAMRGATPPVSAAGRGMPPARGAPGRGAPMSRGGMPPQRGSPAGRGRGAMSAPPAPPVRALQPLEAEYDDYGAAAAYEEPLAQPQQQQQTYGQEAYDDGYGQARRDPYAVEDPYAEQAPAGGDTQFFDYGHGASNTAYDDYSSPYYPTGAPQSRPATSMYDRSALKAPAPSPSRGGRGAMRSHPYEASRAPPAQPRY; from the exons ATGGAAGAACTAAACTCTAGTACAACTCCGTCACCATATGTTGTAGAACTAAAAGAAGAAATAAGCAAGCTTGATGCAACAGAATATGCGCACGCCATAAGGTTGCTTTCAGAAG AGACAAAGAGGGTAGAAAGCGGTGATAAGTACAAATCTGTGCCGATTGTTGAACTACACCATGACAGATCTGCTAGTAATTCAGTTAAAGTCAAAATACCATCGAAAGAATATCCCAAG GTTAATTTCTCTGGGAAACTTTTGGGACCAAAGGGCAGCACCTTGAGGCAACTGACTCAGGAGACTGGTTGCAAACTATCCATTCTGGGCAGGGGCTCCATCAGGGACAAAAACAAG GAGGATGAGTTGAGAAAGCAAGGAGGAAAGTACTCCCATCTGAATGATGAGCTGCACATTCTTGTGGAATGCTTCGCAGAGGCCACAGATGGGTATGGGAGGTTGGCGCATGCGCTGGCTGAACTCAAGAAGTTTATGAATCCT CATGAAGAGAACTTTCCACCTATGGGTGGACCTGGAGGACCACCACAAATGGGAATGGAGGATCCTTCTGGATTCTACAGCAATGGATCAATGGGTCGTGGAGGACCGTCCCCTCGGGGTCGTGGAGGAATGGGTGGCAGAGGAGGGCTGCTCAGTCCACCAGCCTCCCAGGCTGGCATGCCGCCTAG GCCAGGACAAGGACCACCAGCAGGAAGAGGGGCACCTGCCCCACGGGGAGCCCCTGCATCCCGCGGAGCCCCTGCACCCAGAGGGGCACCTGCTCCCAGAGGGGCCATGTCAGCTAGAGGGGCCCCACCTATGAGAGGAGCCCCAGCTATGAGAGGGGCCACTCCACCAGTGTCTGCAGCTGGCAGGGGAATGCCACCAGCCAGAGGGGCCCCAGGACGGGGAGCACCCATGTCCCGTGGAGGTATGCCCCCACAGAGAGGTTCTCCTGCTGGCCGGGGTCGTGGAGCCATGTCAGCTCCACCAGCACCACCTGTACGTGCCCTCCAGCCATTAGAGGCGGAATATGATGACTATGGAGCAGCGGCGGCATATGAAGAACCACTTGCG CAGcctcagcagcagcagcagacaTATGGCCAGGAGGCTTATGATGATGGATATGGCCAGGCCAGGAGGGACCCTTATGCGGTCGAAGACCCTTACGCTGAACAAGCTCCTGCTGGAGG TGACACCCAGTTCTTCGACTATGGACATGGAGCCAGTAACACAGCCTATGATGACTACA GTTCCCCTTATTATCCCACAGGCGCACCACAAAGCCGGCCAGCCACATCCATGTACGACAGGTCAGCCCTGAAGGCACCAGCCCCTTCACCCTCACGTGGAGGAAGGGGCGCCATGAGGTCTCATCCATACGAGGCTAGTCGGGCTCCCCCAGCCCAGCCCCGTTACTGA
- the LOC128213573 gene encoding KH domain-containing, RNA-binding, signal transduction-associated protein 2-like isoform X2, producing the protein MEELNSSTTPSPYVVELKEEISKLDATEYAHAIRLLSEETKRVESGDKYKSVPIVELHHDRSASNSVKVKIPSKEYPKVNFSGKLLGPKGSTLRQLTQETGCKLSILGRGSIRDKNKEDELRKQGGKYSHLNDELHILVECFAEATDGYGRLAHALAELKKFMNPHEENFPPMGGPGGPPQMGMEDPSGFYSNGSMGRGGPSPRGRGGMGGRGGLLSPPASQAGMPPRWGFDRPGQGPPAGRGAPAPRGAPASRGAPAPRGAPAPRGAMSARGAPPMRGAPAMRGATPPVSAAGRGMPPARGAPGRGAPMSRGGMPPQRGSPAGRGRGAMSAPPAPPVRALQPLEAEYDDYGAAAAYEEPLAPQQQQQTYGQEAYDDGYGQARRDPYAVEDPYAEQAPAGGDTQFFDYGHGASNTAYDDYSSPYYPTGAPQSRPATSMYDRSALKAPAPSPSRGGRGAMRSHPYEASRAPPAQPRY; encoded by the exons ATGGAAGAACTAAACTCTAGTACAACTCCGTCACCATATGTTGTAGAACTAAAAGAAGAAATAAGCAAGCTTGATGCAACAGAATATGCGCACGCCATAAGGTTGCTTTCAGAAG AGACAAAGAGGGTAGAAAGCGGTGATAAGTACAAATCTGTGCCGATTGTTGAACTACACCATGACAGATCTGCTAGTAATTCAGTTAAAGTCAAAATACCATCGAAAGAATATCCCAAG GTTAATTTCTCTGGGAAACTTTTGGGACCAAAGGGCAGCACCTTGAGGCAACTGACTCAGGAGACTGGTTGCAAACTATCCATTCTGGGCAGGGGCTCCATCAGGGACAAAAACAAG GAGGATGAGTTGAGAAAGCAAGGAGGAAAGTACTCCCATCTGAATGATGAGCTGCACATTCTTGTGGAATGCTTCGCAGAGGCCACAGATGGGTATGGGAGGTTGGCGCATGCGCTGGCTGAACTCAAGAAGTTTATGAATCCT CATGAAGAGAACTTTCCACCTATGGGTGGACCTGGAGGACCACCACAAATGGGAATGGAGGATCCTTCTGGATTCTACAGCAATGGATCAATGGGTCGTGGAGGACCGTCCCCTCGGGGTCGTGGAGGAATGGGTGGCAGAGGAGGGCTGCTCAGTCCACCAGCCTCCCAGGCTGGCATGCCGCCTAGGTGGGGTTTCGATAG GCCAGGACAAGGACCACCAGCAGGAAGAGGGGCACCTGCCCCACGGGGAGCCCCTGCATCCCGCGGAGCCCCTGCACCCAGAGGGGCACCTGCTCCCAGAGGGGCCATGTCAGCTAGAGGGGCCCCACCTATGAGAGGAGCCCCAGCTATGAGAGGGGCCACTCCACCAGTGTCTGCAGCTGGCAGGGGAATGCCACCAGCCAGAGGGGCCCCAGGACGGGGAGCACCCATGTCCCGTGGAGGTATGCCCCCACAGAGAGGTTCTCCTGCTGGCCGGGGTCGTGGAGCCATGTCAGCTCCACCAGCACCACCTGTACGTGCCCTCCAGCCATTAGAGGCGGAATATGATGACTATGGAGCAGCGGCGGCATATGAAGAACCACTTGCG cctcagcagcagcagcagacaTATGGCCAGGAGGCTTATGATGATGGATATGGCCAGGCCAGGAGGGACCCTTATGCGGTCGAAGACCCTTACGCTGAACAAGCTCCTGCTGGAGG TGACACCCAGTTCTTCGACTATGGACATGGAGCCAGTAACACAGCCTATGATGACTACA GTTCCCCTTATTATCCCACAGGCGCACCACAAAGCCGGCCAGCCACATCCATGTACGACAGGTCAGCCCTGAAGGCACCAGCCCCTTCACCCTCACGTGGAGGAAGGGGCGCCATGAGGTCTCATCCATACGAGGCTAGTCGGGCTCCCCCAGCCCAGCCCCGTTACTGA
- the LOC128213573 gene encoding KH domain-containing, RNA-binding, signal transduction-associated protein 2-like isoform X1 yields MEELNSSTTPSPYVVELKEEISKLDATEYAHAIRLLSEETKRVESGDKYKSVPIVELHHDRSASNSVKVKIPSKEYPKVNFSGKLLGPKGSTLRQLTQETGCKLSILGRGSIRDKNKEDELRKQGGKYSHLNDELHILVECFAEATDGYGRLAHALAELKKFMNPHEENFPPMGGPGGPPQMGMEDPSGFYSNGSMGRGGPSPRGRGGMGGRGGLLSPPASQAGMPPRWGFDRPGQGPPAGRGAPAPRGAPASRGAPAPRGAPAPRGAMSARGAPPMRGAPAMRGATPPVSAAGRGMPPARGAPGRGAPMSRGGMPPQRGSPAGRGRGAMSAPPAPPVRALQPLEAEYDDYGAAAAYEEPLAQPQQQQQTYGQEAYDDGYGQARRDPYAVEDPYAEQAPAGGDTQFFDYGHGASNTAYDDYSSPYYPTGAPQSRPATSMYDRSALKAPAPSPSRGGRGAMRSHPYEASRAPPAQPRY; encoded by the exons ATGGAAGAACTAAACTCTAGTACAACTCCGTCACCATATGTTGTAGAACTAAAAGAAGAAATAAGCAAGCTTGATGCAACAGAATATGCGCACGCCATAAGGTTGCTTTCAGAAG AGACAAAGAGGGTAGAAAGCGGTGATAAGTACAAATCTGTGCCGATTGTTGAACTACACCATGACAGATCTGCTAGTAATTCAGTTAAAGTCAAAATACCATCGAAAGAATATCCCAAG GTTAATTTCTCTGGGAAACTTTTGGGACCAAAGGGCAGCACCTTGAGGCAACTGACTCAGGAGACTGGTTGCAAACTATCCATTCTGGGCAGGGGCTCCATCAGGGACAAAAACAAG GAGGATGAGTTGAGAAAGCAAGGAGGAAAGTACTCCCATCTGAATGATGAGCTGCACATTCTTGTGGAATGCTTCGCAGAGGCCACAGATGGGTATGGGAGGTTGGCGCATGCGCTGGCTGAACTCAAGAAGTTTATGAATCCT CATGAAGAGAACTTTCCACCTATGGGTGGACCTGGAGGACCACCACAAATGGGAATGGAGGATCCTTCTGGATTCTACAGCAATGGATCAATGGGTCGTGGAGGACCGTCCCCTCGGGGTCGTGGAGGAATGGGTGGCAGAGGAGGGCTGCTCAGTCCACCAGCCTCCCAGGCTGGCATGCCGCCTAGGTGGGGTTTCGATAG GCCAGGACAAGGACCACCAGCAGGAAGAGGGGCACCTGCCCCACGGGGAGCCCCTGCATCCCGCGGAGCCCCTGCACCCAGAGGGGCACCTGCTCCCAGAGGGGCCATGTCAGCTAGAGGGGCCCCACCTATGAGAGGAGCCCCAGCTATGAGAGGGGCCACTCCACCAGTGTCTGCAGCTGGCAGGGGAATGCCACCAGCCAGAGGGGCCCCAGGACGGGGAGCACCCATGTCCCGTGGAGGTATGCCCCCACAGAGAGGTTCTCCTGCTGGCCGGGGTCGTGGAGCCATGTCAGCTCCACCAGCACCACCTGTACGTGCCCTCCAGCCATTAGAGGCGGAATATGATGACTATGGAGCAGCGGCGGCATATGAAGAACCACTTGCG CAGcctcagcagcagcagcagacaTATGGCCAGGAGGCTTATGATGATGGATATGGCCAGGCCAGGAGGGACCCTTATGCGGTCGAAGACCCTTACGCTGAACAAGCTCCTGCTGGAGG TGACACCCAGTTCTTCGACTATGGACATGGAGCCAGTAACACAGCCTATGATGACTACA GTTCCCCTTATTATCCCACAGGCGCACCACAAAGCCGGCCAGCCACATCCATGTACGACAGGTCAGCCCTGAAGGCACCAGCCCCTTCACCCTCACGTGGAGGAAGGGGCGCCATGAGGTCTCATCCATACGAGGCTAGTCGGGCTCCCCCAGCCCAGCCCCGTTACTGA